The following DNA comes from Podarcis raffonei isolate rPodRaf1 chromosome 10, rPodRaf1.pri, whole genome shotgun sequence.
CAAACACTCTGTATTTGCATATGACTTATGAAACACATGTGAAGTTCCAAAACTCCAAGGGATACACAGATGCTGCAACAGGTTGGGTGTGGAAAAAATATTTTCACCAATAAATTCATGAAAACTTGCAGAAACAGCAGTACAAATCtaaaacagtaaaacaattaTGAAATGGACCAACCTTGCTAAGTTCACAGAGAGTATCtaaaactgtatttttaaaaaagcaaaaacaaaagaacaaaaacctCAGGTTTCCTACCTCCAACATGGCAACAAGCTCAGACTTTGAAATTCCAATTCTGTCCCTGTCACAGCTGTCAACTACATAAAtgactgcatctgtattggaatagTAACATCTCCAATACGGCCTGGAAAATAAGCATGTTATCATTTAAATTGTATCAGGTGAATCACAGCTCAATCATAATTATAGGACATTTCCTGGCTACCCTTTTCAGGCATAACCATACATTAAATTTAGGAAGATTATAAGTCTGATAAAGGAAGAAACTAAACTCTGACATACAATCTGTAATATCTACTGAAAGACTGTCTATTATCTACTAATATCCAGTAGCTAAAACCCTCACACTATTTCCTTTTTCCAATTTCTGTCACAAGCGGTCATAAACTGATCCAGTAACACTTGTGTGCCTTCAAAAATCCAGTCTACTTTCCATTATCAAGGAATTTTAGTGgcaaaaaagggaaataaatcTTAGGCAAGGCACATAAAGTCAAGTTCAGGTTAAGCAGCTTCAAACCCACAAAGAAATTCACCAAGTATGCTCGATTCTGCTGAAGTAAGTAAGTTGCCTGCATGGGAAGTTATTTTTTCAAACTGGAATGTCATCATaaaacattttagaaattaaatTTTTAACTGTATTGACAATTAGCAGTAAGAGAAGATGTTCTACCTAACTAAAATCATGCCAATTTTGTAACACCAGATCATGTTCTTTTCTAACCATTGCAGAATTTCTTAAGGACCTCAAGCACTGAGTTAAATACAGTATTTCAGAAGCCATGCCCTGGGTTTGCACTCCTGTGCTTTTTTCCAGATGTGCTATACCTGATGCTTGTCTGTCCTCCTAAGTCCCAGACTTGGAACTTCAGATTCTTGTAGGTTACTGTCTCAACATTGAAACCAAttgctggaaaagaaaaaagtaatttAGCAGTGCATTTTTTTTCTAATGTTGCAATTCAAATCATATTGTTGAAATCTGAATATACACATCTTTAATAGTACATGTTAGTTTCTGTTCCAAGACACTATTTTATGAGTCAACAATGCACTCTATATATTGAAGGTTAAACCTGTCATTCATACAAATCAAACAAGTTGAGTAAAAGAATATTGTATAGGGATTGGACAAGAGCCACCCAGTGTGTTTGCACATCATGAGAAGCCATGGTTAAAGATTTACTGTGAATGTACAATCATCCTGCTATGCTCCTCCCCACTAGCAAGTGGGAGCAATGAACCATAAACCTTGACATAGCATTACATCTATGCTGGGggtcatggtttgtttcactcaaACGAACACTGATtgataagccaagaacaaaccatgTCCCCTGTGCCCTAATTCATATGAGATGCTAAGCTGAAAATCATGGTTTGTTGCTAGTGGGAAGGAGCAAAATAGGAATAATCTGCGCATTCAATGATAAACCATTAACTATGTCTCACCACACTGTTGCAAAACCTCAGGCCCCCGAGCATCATCAGGTCTATCCATTTGACCTGTGAGGACCCTTCAGTTGTGCAGTATAAAGCTCTGTGCATGGGGTATTGTTGGGGTTTGCAAAGTGCTGTGAACTGCACTTTGCAAGCACCAATCCTGAGCTGATCACTGAGAGCTGCAAAGTCCTGTGCTTGTTCCTTTGGGTGCTCAGTTTGATTTACAACATGTGGGCAAAAATGGTTCACTGAGAAATGGGCCACCAGGGATAGGGGAGGTAATGATCTAGCCTGCCAGCCATTCCaattccccacctctgcattaCCATGGCATAACACAGCAAAAATCACAGGGTGGAAGTTCAATGTGATATTACAAACATTCTGTCTgcacaagcattttggcttgccagttGGAATGACCCACCCTCTCTTCCTCATGTGCTGCTCCGGGATTCTCCCAACTCCCTTCTGAGCTACTTTTGGGGCAGAGTGGGGAAAACCCCATTATTCAGGggaaagtccttgcacagggcttccactggCAAGGCTTCTTAGGTGAATCCCTCCTACAATCCTGATTTTCTAATTAGGACGATCTAGAAACAAACCATAGGCTCATTTAGCAGGTATTTGTTCTGCCCATATTTGAATACACATTTCTTTAGCATTCATGTTAGATACTCAGGTTGCAATTCTATAAACATTTACTCAATAATAAATCCCGCcctaaactggcacagcacagGGACTCGCTTCAGCAgcgccggaaatcgcatctgcgcagacgcagaAAAGCGTGGGCGCGtacaatctggcccacggagggatctctgctggagtgaaccagcccaggtgaggtaaaccttgccgacccctgctctacagccacagcaggcgctgcaaccttccaactttacctccaaaggtgcactcctccattatgttctgagacagacggatgtcaATCAATTTACATCTGTTTTAGGTGCATTTCAGTAATTTGAGCTTGCCACATTTAAACCTTATTTAACAATGGATGAGTGAACAGAACATAGAGCATTGCATTACATGTGATGTATTGTGTTACATTTAGAAGAACACTTACTAGGAATGGTAGTCACAACTTCTCCAACTTGCAACCTGTAGAGAATTGTTGTCTTTCCTGCTCCATCTAATCCCAAAATTAGAATTCTCATCTCCCGTGTACCAAATAAACTGGAAAAGATGGTTGAAAAAAACCCACCTATAGAGAACAAGAATAATTGTCAAAACTGAACTGCATTATCATAGACTATCAAATTTAACAGCTTGTTTCCAAAGCTCTTATGAAAAGAGACAAGACAGATTTCTTGGGGAAAGgtcttacagtcatacctcaggttacagacgcttcagtatAAGAGCATACACATTCTTCTGCAAGAAGAACAGAATGTAAGATTGTTCAACACTTGTTTTGTATAAGGCTCCTGCAAGTGTGCCCTATGATTCCTGTAGCTATACTATAATCTGGACAAAgaatcagagctggaagggaccctgaggatcatctagtccaaccccctgcaatgcaggaatatgcagctgcaaacttggcattatcagctgcacgctctaaccaactgagctatcctgtctACATGGCAAGGTAGACTCTCTATTAGACTTCTGCTATAACTTCAATTCCTCCCTCCCCTATCTAGGTCTGGAGAGTTTCCAAAACAAATAAATTTCCTCAATACCAGAGTCACTGAAACCCCACAGAATTGTATAGGTAAAAGGGACAACACggatcatgctctaccaactgagctatctcagtgTCATATGAATAAAAGGACCCTACCCAAGAAGCCTACAATCACACCCTTGCTAATTCAACCACCACTTcaaccacacccacacccacacagtATCATTCAGATTTCACAAAATTACCTCTAAAGAGCACTCACACTGGCTACACTCTTAAATCATGGTAAACCATAAACCATGATTTATTGTGTGTGAACAAAATCACATATCACTCCTCCTGAGCTGGGAGGAATCAAATCATGATCCCCAGTGTTACATCATGGTTTGCTTCATTTCGACCAAACCCTAATCTGTAACCAAGATTTCTCCTTAATTTAGTAATcgtagcctgctggatcaaaacAAACCATTTGGACATAACACCATGCCAAGGATCACGATTTGTTTTCTCCCAGCATTAGTTGGCAGGAGTGCAGCATCCCTTACTGGGGCCTGTCTTTCCACCCAAATCTGCTTTCCCCAAATTAAGAGCACTATAGAAGAAAAGCAGTCTTTCATTATGGAGCAGGCCACACAGGTACCTCAGAAGGCTGATAAACCAATGAAGACTCAACAGGTGGAGCCTTAACAATTATTTATTGAACAACAGCAATCTACAAAATCTtcaagtactgtggtacctctggttacgtacttaattcgttccggaggtctgttaacctgaaactgttcttaatctaaagcaccactttagctaatggggcctcctgctgccgccgcgccgccagagcacaatttctattctcatcctgaagcaaagttcttaacccgaggtactatttctgggttagtggagtctgtaacctgaagcaaatgtaacctgaaccgtatgtaactcgaggtaccactacatttcttttttcttctgatCATCAGAAATAGGAAATTACTTTGGTGAAACCAGACAGCCCAAGAAAACAAGCCTCCTGTAGGGTAAGtaatcatccctgagcactggccagATAGGCAGAGGCTGAGAGCAGCTGGAGTACAACACCTGGAGAGTTTACGGGATTCCCCGAGGAACGTGGTGGGTGTGCTGCTCCCAGGTGCTTCCCTAAAGCGAAGTGGCTTCGGGTGGCGCTGGGAGGCGAGGCAGCGCGCGCACCGGAGGAAGGCGGAGCTGGCGCGGGAGCCCAGGCCAAGGACCAGGTGGGCGAGGACCCCGAAGGAACCTCCCCGCCCACGGCAGAGCAGCCGGGCGAAGGAAAGCCGGCCTCCTCAGCAGCGGCCGGGAGAAAGGGCGCCGCGTAACGTTACACGAAGGGAAGCGGGGAGGATTCCGCTCCGGGCAAGGCACTCGAAGGTGCGTCTCGCCTCCCGGGCTGCGTCTGGCCCAACGAGCTGCAGCGAGAGGGGATTTTCCCTACGGCCCCAGCCTGAGGGCAACTCCTCGTGAGGGAAAGCTCGCCTGTTGCGACACGGGAACGAGAACCATCCCGGGGAAACGCAGCGCACCGAGCGGCCTCGCTCGGGGGGAGAGAGACACGCTCCTCTCTCTCGCCCCCGCCGTTTCCAGGCGACCTGCTTCCCGCCCGGCCTGTATCTGCGCCACCGCTTCACCCGCCCCGCTTCTCCCTCAGCAGCCCGGCCGCCTCCGCGCCCTTTCCTCACCCATGGCTGAGGCGCTTTCCCGCGTCGCTTCCCTCTCAGAGAAACCGCGCCGACCCCCTCCGCTGCCGCGGCCGCCGCCGTTAACCCGGAAGTTGGCCGCGAAGCTGCTGCTTCCACGTCGACCTCCTCCCTCACAGCCGCTGGGCACACGGAGAGCAAAGCAGGGGCAGCGCTCCGATTAGGGCTTTCGACACGAGGCGATGGAGCGCGGCGCCGACGGAGCTGAAAAGGGCTTCCGCCGCCACTCCTGTCAGGTGCTAAGGCTGGTGGGGATCGTGTGGCAGtgacccctttaaaaaaaataaaaaatcttttcACGATATAAACAGCTACGTGACGAATCTGCCGTTTCGAAACGAGATGCCGCTTCCTTGCTGGAAAGTAGCGGCAGGAGGCGGGAACCGCTGAAGGGAGGGGCCACATTGGGCTGCGGGGGCGGAGAGTTCTTGGCCCGCGTGGCGCCACGAGCGGATTCACGTGGTGAGAAGGACGCTCGCCTCGGTTTGGCTGAAGGAAATACCCCAGTGGACTGGCTGGCGCTTTCATGCTACGGGAGCAGCGTCTAGGATCTTCCCATACAAATAAACATTTGGTAGGGTTAGTCCCCAGTGCGCAAAGGATGGTGCTTGACAGGCAGACAACTTGTTATAGGAAGGTAAAGCAGAGGTTGGTGTTATACACACTAATGCATGATCTCTGTAATCATGAGTGGCAAGCAGAAATTAAACCGCAAAGAAGTCCGCTTCAGTATTGGCTTCCAGAGGCGATTCAGGAATCAGGATACTGCTTGGGCACAACATTGCCCTCAGCCAAAGTGTTTCATGATAAGCTTTTAGAAAAAAACAATAGCACTCTACTATGTATGCATCAGGTTAAGATCCTCAAGGGTGCACACAGGGATAACCTGCAGCTGTCAAGTCCCCTGGAAGTATAGTCTGGAACAGCCTTGTAATTAAAACATTCAGCTGGTAATTAGGCAACATGGAATTGCATGCAGGTGAATGAGCACTCAATCATTTCTTTGTGCCCAGCAGAGAAATGTTCAACAGCCAGCCCACAGCAGGTTGAAgaatctttttgttttgttttggtaggCTTTTGTGGCCTTATTTAAAAAAGACTGTTCTGGAAGTAACACCTCATATTTCTCTTACATTTTTGATGAACAGGGATAGAGTGACATGAGGGTTAAGTTTTAAAATCAGTAAGGATTTTAATGGTTTAAGCACATCATCCACTTTTGAATGGAGAAGTTTTCACAGTGAATACGTAcacaataaaataagtaaaatctGGTAACCTAGATTCCCCAGGATACATTGCTTTCCCTTTATCCCTAACTGCATATTATACAAAACTACAAAACTATTACTACTTCTCTTTTGGAAGCAGTAAGGCAAGAGTACAGCTGACGTGGAGAGTGGCTACTTATGaagtgggttggttggttttctACATCTATTTTGGCAATCATCAAAGAAATGAATCCCAAAAAACAATCTTTATTCCCATCGGCATGGTTTGTACTTGTTACAGCTGTGAAAAATCAGCCAAGATCCCATTTCTGAtctaatttgttcttttaaattacatctttccataatagttttgttttttgcttctaCTCAAGatgattgtatgtatgtatgtatgtatgtatgtatgtatgtatgtaatttaaaaaatgtttattccccccccttcaaTAGGTGGAAATAGAAAGAATCACACAAAACTGATTCATTATTTGAATGAAAAAATATAGCAAAATAGTTTTGACCATAATTTAGAAAATGACACTTGTACAAAAAATAACTTCAGTGAGGCAAAAGCATAAGTCTTCAGGTCCTTGATAGCCTCAGTAGTCCACGGATACGTCTAACGAGTGCTTGAATGAAAGTGTAGCGTGATCGGACCTTAGAATAGAGGCTTTCAATGTCAAGGAGCTTCTTCTGCAGCGATTCCCCAAAACTGTTGATGGCTTCAATCTGAAGCTGGAGGAGTGGAGAAAAAAATCATGTAACTTCTGTTCATTACAccttctttttaaacaaacatacatacatacatttctcTGTTATTTAGAAATACCAGCTCTCATAAAAAGTCTAATTAAAGTTATGTGGCTTTGTGAGGGGAAGGCATATCACAAACCCCTGAATGATAAAACATTGGTCTCAATGAGTTATTTCTCAAGCTCTGTTAGGAAAAAAATCAAAGGATCAGGGATAACTGCAATCTTAACAATGTActccttttaaattttatttcagaaGGATCTCTCATCCAGAAGTGGAAATGTAACTAGCCATCTTCAGTAATTATGCAAGATATAATGGGAAGCATGAATGATGTTCTACAAGTTCATCAGAGTTTATTCTATGTTTCTTCCCAAATTGAAAAATGAACTAGGTTACAGCTTGTTTGTCTGGAGCAGATAAAGTCAAAGCAGAAGAGGAGTAGGTGCAGCCTCTTCTTCAGGAGTCCGCACATCACACTAAACCAGGGtttagcttagcattatgtgtgaactgagccactgtttccagaaaAGACTATCTGAAAGATCTTACCTGATCTATATCAAGTTGGCTCACTCTGCTCAATCCACTTTTAAAATCGAAGTTAGGATCTGAACTGAAGGTATcttggaattaaaaaaaatgacaatAGCTATTTTTAGGTACAAAACAAGCTTTCAAAATGTATAACATAAAACAATTTATAGGACTGTAGCCTATGTGCCACTGAACTCAAGAGCACTTTCAGCTTAGTAGATATGATAGGATTGTGCTTTAAGATTTCTAGCTTGTTTTGTCTATACAGTAATTGCCTCTCTATACCAAAACATACAGGTAGAAGTGACTTACTTGTCCCAGGCAACCAAACTGGTTTTCCTTTAAGTCAACCTCTAGCTTTCAACTTGGCAAAGCCACGATCTGAATTTCTGTGACTTGTATGCAGGTGCAACATTAATACACCTGGCTTCAGCTGGTGGGATCATTAAGCTTCCGCAACCCACAAATCAGTCCCATAAAGTATCTGAACACATGGGGGCACAAACAAAGATTCCACACTATATAGGAAAAAGGTAGTCAACTCTTTCTTTTGAACTGAGAGGAAACATGACTTGGGTGATCTGAACCTTGTTGGTGGAATCTCTCCCCATCAAACTCCCTTATCAATGTTACCTGTTGCCCATCTACCACCCCCATAAAACTACTTGGCTAGTCCCCAAAGGACTCCTCCTGAAAGGACCTATTGAGTTCACCTCTTGAGGAGGTAGCTCAAAACTTTACAACATTCAACAAGTTTGCTGAACTTAACAAAATAATAAAGTACTTCAGTGTACATTTTGTTGAACAAGAGACATCTATTTTTAATGCAGCTGTGTTTGATAATTCAATTAAAATCAGTCCAATCAATGCAAGAAATCCCTCCCTGCACTACTGTGGTGCAGCAATAGCCAAAACTGCATTCAAACACATACTGCTTGCACCAAATAAAAGTAATGTTTATGACTGAATAAAAAATTGTTACCACTAAACTTACTAAAGCAGGCTAAAAACCATTCAGAATTCTTAATTACACTGTCATAACCTAGTGTGTAACTTTAATCACACAGCATAACACAAGAACCCCTAAAAGTCTGAGGAAAATTACCTTGTAATCTTCTGCTCTTGATTCGATTCCTGGAGGCCAAAAGAGAATCCTGAGAATCCGTAGGGGTACAGTGTAGCAGATAGTGTTCTAGGTGCCGCCAAAGAATGAAAAGGCACGTTTCTATAATATCTGCAAGCATTTCTAGTAAaggaaaatgcatatatatatagagagagagagcgagagagagaattTGGAAATGAGGGCTCCTAAGAACCCCTATATTGTCTCAACATTGTTCTAGAAAACTTAACCATCTTTAAGTACTAACACAAACAAGACCACATTTATCCAGAGCAGGTCTTTCCCCACAACATTCATGCATATTTCCAAAACACAGGTAGGAGACAAAACTGTTGTTGATACTGTCCTATTGTTATCATCACCATAAACACCATcatatttatactctgcctttttccctgacaggactcaaggcaacttacagataaaaccaaaaccactaaaaacatagaaaaattaAACATTGAAACAGATTTTTTATATGTAATTAGCTTGAATTCTATCAAACatacataattacaaaaaagcaacagcacagcactagtcctttatttaaaatcagtcaattcccaaaggctgttggaacaagaaggaaggaagcctgTCTAGCTTCCCTAGGGAGGCGGGTTCCAAAGTCACAGAGAAGGCACTACAATGGTAATTTCCCAAACAAACACGTGTAAGAAGAAACTGCAGGCCACCTTACCACCAACACAcactaataaagcattaaacaattTAATAGTTTTGCATTACATGtccaacaaacaaaaaagaaattaagaaaccCTTAAGACCAGAAACTACTTCTGCCTCTTAAAGAGGGGCCGAACCTTCTCTTTTACTACATTCCACTGTTTGGAAATGAGTTTCATATCAGTAACCAAAAACAAGGTTTTGACATTTTCTTATGTTACACTGTAAAATTCATTCTGATAAACTTGAAGGGCATTGGATCTAGTTTTTAGACCAGTGATAATGCAGTTTTGTGATATAAATTATTCATTGTTAACCGCATATCTGAATGAAGGAGACACTTCCATCTATCTGTAAGTAAACATTGCAAGTTCAGGTTTGCAAGGAGTGAGTGCTTAGTTGGGTACCATACCCTGCAAGGTTTCATGATCTAGAAAAGTCAATATTTAAAGTTGTGAAGATTGACGAATAAGCCCCTCTCTCCCTCAGATTTCATGAACAAGTTCTgaatttccaatttttttaaaaagctgacttAGAAATTTCACCAGTAAAAATTTCAGTGTCTCATCATAATTATCAAAAGATACAGCAACACAGAGAAAGCAACTTGGCTCGATTGTTGATCAACTTCACCAACCGTCGCTTTGCCAAGATGTATTTTTGGGTAGTAGAAATTTTGTCTACTCCAGCAAGCATAACTGACTGGCACAACTGTGAAaagaacaaacacacatataaagacATACTAGACATACTACTGTGTAGCTGTTCACTAAAATGTGTAGGAGCCCTACAGACTCCACTACGCAGAAAGTCTGACTTTATCCTATTTTACAGAAAACTTAAAAACATCTTAATAGGAAGCATTGGATTCATGActactttttttcttaaaagaaatcaATTTACATATTTTCAGACAAACTAATCCCTAACTTGATGATCTCTGCAAAGTTTGATAGGGGAAAATAGTTTAATTATGTCATCTTATTCTatcagggaaaataaaaatgtttagatTTGTCTAAACCCGGAATGTTTACCTCACGCTAGCCCTTCTGAGAGTTAGTAAGTATGAATATAGACGTTGAAAGAAAAACCCAGCAGGATGGTTTTCTTGAATCTTGGAATAATGTTATGGCCACTGATACATTTACTAAGCTTTCCTTCACCAACTGGTTATTTACAATAATGATACATTCTTTTGCATAATAAATCTGAAGGAGACTCAAAGAGAACTGAAGTTGGTTACCTCCTTTATCTCATCTGGTGGCAGCTGCTCCACATTCTGCAACTTGCTAACACTTTGACGATGGCTGTCATAGTAACTGAAGAAGTCATTGGCACTCTGCTTTAACAGATAGACAATTATACCCAAGCCAGGCAAACGCCAATAAGGAATCACCGCTGCTTGTGGATCTAAAACAGATTACAATCCAAGTTTAAAAAATTAGCTTAAATTCCCTGAGGGGAAGTAGTTAAAGCCTAAATTTATAAACCTTGAAATTAATTTAATGCATAAACTGGAAGATAAATTCATGTAACCACATTACTTATTTTGTAATAGATGTTTCACACAACCAAATATGGCTATCCAGGCAGTATTTTCAAAGCCTAATTACTATTTCTGTCATATAAAACTGCTGGCAAGATATAAGACTGATATAtaagatataataataaataagctctttaAAAGCCTGATCCGCCATAGAAAATTTCTCAAACTTTCCTGCGGCATTTCATAACACGATGTAAAGGGAATCTTCAGTATATGAGAAAGAACATGCCGAGGTTCGTTAACTTCTTGCCAGTGTTAACTCAGCTTCTGGAATACAGTCCCTGTTCTACACCAGTAAAGCCACAAACCAACCTTGT
Coding sequences within:
- the ARL1 gene encoding ADP-ribosylation factor-like protein 1 codes for the protein MGGFFSTIFSSLFGTREMRILILGLDGAGKTTILYRLQVGEVVTTIPTIGFNVETVTYKNLKFQVWDLGGQTSIRPYWRCYYSNTDAVIYVVDSCDRDRIGISKSELVAMLEEEELKKAILVVFANKQDMEQAMTPTEMANALGLPALKDRKWQIFKTSATKGTGLDEAMEWLVETLKSRQ